In Natronobacterium texcoconense, the genomic window GACGGCCGGAATCGACAGTTCCTCGCCCGTTAGCGCCCGCTCGACTCGAGCGAACAGCTCGTCCCCGTCCAGGACGATCCGGACGACCTCGTCGGTCGGAAACGCGTCGCGGTCGTCCGCCGGAATCGATAGTCGAACACCGGTTGCCGTTTCGGTACACGTCGTACGGACCGTCCGGACCGACGGATGGTCGCTCGAGACTCTGTCTCCCATGTATGCGTTCTCGAGAAATCGTCTTCGGTCAGTTACTCGTCGTCTTCGCCGAGCAGTTCGTCGACGTCGGTGCTTCCGCGTTCGACGATCGAGGCGTTGACCTGTGCGACGGCGTCCGAAAGTTCGCGACCGCGCACCGTGATACGGCGACGCTCGCCGTCGCGACTCGGGTGGTATCCCGTCTGGCGCTCGCTCATGAGCACTTCCTTCAGGTTCGCTCCGGGGACGTCTCCGTTGAGGGGACGGCCGGCTTCGTCGGAGCCACCGGTGATCTCGAGGGTGTAGCCGTCGAGTCCGACGGCGTCGCCCTCGACTTCTTCGCCGATCGACTTGCCGATAAACCGGTTTGCATCCTGTTCTTCGGCCTCGAGCTGGTAGGTCATCCCGGAGTCGGGATCACCGACGACGACAGTGAAACTTGCCATGCACGACGGAAGGCGGTCGTGGCTCAAAAGAACATCGTTTCCCAACGAACTTTTGCTCTGTCGTTCGGAAGACGCTACGCGTCTTCCGTGATGACGAAAGGCGCTTCGCGCCTTTCGAACCACGGGCGCGGCTCCGCCGCGCCCTCGGCAAAATCTCGAGAGAGCGAAGCTCTCTCGGACCTCGCGGGAGCTTCGCTCCCGCTTAGCTTCGATGAAAAGCCTTCTCCCTCCGTTCCGGCCCGCGTTGCGGGCCGTCACATCGGTCGTCGGCCCGCTCGCTCGGCCTGACTCACGGCCTCCGGCCGTTCGTCGTTGCGCGGCGCGTAGCGCCGCGATTTCGGCCTCGCTCGCGGTGAGTATCGGTGAGGGCCTGCCCTCCCCCGAGTCGCGACCTCGCCGGATTCGGCGAGGTCGCTCCCGGCCATCGAGATGCCCTCTATTGTTGTTCCTACTCGAACAGTCAAGTACGCTGCCGTCCTACAGTTAGGCGTGTTCATCGATCCCGACCGCCTCGAGACGCGCCTGCGCGAGGAGTTCGACGGCACGACCGAGGAGCGACGCGTCGTCGTGCGCCAGGCCGTCGACCTCGCGGATTCGGGTCAGTACCGGGACGACGCCGGCGGTCCGCTGACGAACGACGTCGTCGTCTCGGAACTCGGTGATGCACCGGACGGGACGCCCGCGGATCGGTGGAACTGGTGGATCGGCTCACTCGAGATTGCCTACGGCGATTACGCCCGGTTCAGGATCGATCGATATCCGGCGTAGACAATAACGAAACGCATTTTACAGGTTCCTGACCAACTATTCAGTTAGTGACCGATCCGGACGTTCGCGACGCGATCATGAAAGCGACCTACGAGGCGGTGTGTGAGTACGGGTACACCGATCTGACCGCCCAGGATATCGCCGACCGGACTGACAAGAGCAAGTCCCTGCTGTTCTATCACTATGACTCGAAGGAGGATCTCGTCGCCGACTTCGTCGACTACCTCGTCGAGTGGTTCGGCGATCGATTCGAAGAAACCGAGGAGTTACCGCCGACCCAGCGGCTGGCAACGTTCGTCGACTGGTTCCTCTACGGTTCGACCGACGCCGACGAGCGACAGTCGATTCACACGGCGATGCTCGAGATCCGAACGCAGGCGCCACACAACGAACAATACCGCGAACAGCTCCGTCGGAGCGACGATCTGTTGCGAGAGATTCTCGAAGAGATCCTGCGTGACGGCATCGAGGCCGGCGAGTTCGAGGATCACGATCCCGAAGAGACGGCGGCACTCCTGATCGCCACACTCGATGGGGCACGCATTCGCCAGCTCACGCTCGAGCGCGACGACTACGTCGAGCAGGTTCGCTCGGCGATCGTCTCGCGAATCTTCGCGGATATACTGGCCGACGGCGTCTCGTTCCCGGCCGACTCCCCCGCTGTCGACGAACTGGACCGTTCGGCGAACACCTCCATTTCCGATGCTATCGACGACCCGTCCGACGAGGCGAGTAGACAATGAGTGAACACACCCTTTCGACCGAGACAGAACACACTGGTACTGCCTCTCCACAACTGGCGTCGCCGGTCCGACGGATCGTTTCCGATTCGGTTCCTCCGCAATCCCGTTCCGTCCCGGCAACGCTCTGTACCGTCGCGGCCGAAATCGCGGCTGGATCGACGGCCGACTCGAGCGATCCGTCGGCCGAGATCGTCGACCCCGTCGTAAGCGCCGTCACTTCGCTCGAGGGGTACGTCCGTATCAGGCACGATCTGGTGGCGACGAACCGGTACGCCGCCGAAACGGACGAACGTGACGCGGCACTGCTTGCAAGTGACTACCTCCACGCCGCAGCGTACGCGGCGGTCGACGACGCACCGATCTCCGACCGTCGCTCGATCGAGTTGTACCGGATCCTGACCGGGGGATCGACCGCGCTCTCCCGTGGATTCCTCGAGTGGGGAGACACCGGGACCGACGCGGACACTGACGACGACCATCAGCGATCACGACCGACGGCGATCCTCGCCGGTGTCGCGGCCGAACTGGGGGCGACAGCCCTCGGTGCGACGAACGAGACGCGGTCGGCGACGAAGAACTACGGTCGATCACTGGGGTCGGCGCTTGCGATTCGATCGTCGTCTTCGGACCCGATCGACGACGTCCACGGGCTAACGGCCCGCATCCTCTCCGGACACACCTCGTCCAGCGAGACTGACGGTCGCTCCGTCCACCAGGACGGCATCGAGAGTCGATCGAGTTCGTCAGCCATCGTCCCAGCCCCGGTCGAACGACATCTCGAGCAGGCACGCGAGACGCTCGAACGGCTCGAGGCGGCAGCAGACGTCGGTCTCGAGCGATCGGACGGCGATGAAACTGGACTGACGGCCGGTCGGTCCCCGTCGCCGCTGGATCGACTCGAGCGAGCGACGCGGGTTCCGTTCCAGACGATCGAACTATGATTGGATTCACGCGCCCGATCTGGCCTGCCTACCCCCTGTCGGTCTTCGTCGCCGGCCTGGGACACTGCTATCTGGGTCACTGGAAACGCGGAGTGATCTGGTTCCTGCTGTACGTGCTCTCGCTTGCGTTCCTGAGTGCCCGAACGGTTTCGGGTGCGTTCGAACTAGACGCGCCGTTCGTCGTCACCGCATTACAGTTCGAGCAGGTCGCTTTTACCGACGTCGCGCTCCCGCTTTCCGTTCTGATCGTCTGTCTGCTCGACGTCTATCTCATCGGGCTCTCGAAACGAACCGGAGCGACCGCGGGGGCAGAACCCCATTCGAACGGCTCCTGAACGGATCGCTGCTTGGGTCGCGTCGGAACTGACTTCCAGCAGACCGTCTGAGTCGGACGTGTGACCGCCTCGAAAAGCGGATACAAGACAACTGGTTGATAGAACGTGCTATTTTTGTAGTGGCCCGCCGAACGTCTCGTATGGGCCGTCTCGGTACGCTTCTCCTCAAGGGAATCGGCGTCTTCGTTCTCGCATTCATCGTACTGAGTGTCATCGCGACGATCGTGGGCATCGCGTTCTCGATCGTTGCAACCATCTTCTCGATCCTCGTCACCGTCGTCGTACTGGGGCTGTTCGCGCTGGCTGTGCTCGGACTGGTGTCGTTGCTCCGGAGTGAGTCGTCGGCCGGCCGAACGTCCGACGTCGACGTCCCCTCGAGTGATCGATCCCGAAAGGACCCGCAGTCCCGATTGCGCGACCAGTACGTCGCAGGCGAGCTGTCCGAAGCCGAGTTCGAACGCGAACTGGACCGAATGCTCGAGCGAGACGACACCGCCGATCGATCCGGGATCGACCGCTCGCGCGATCTCGATCGGACGAAGCGCTAGGAGTTCGTCGCCTCTCTCGATCCGACCGGACATAGCGAAGTCGGAATCAACGGAGGCAAACACCTCGAGTCGTAACGCCCGCTATGGACGTCGAGTTTCTCGGGGGTGCACGCGAGATCGGTCGAAGCGCGATCCTCGTCGACGACAGTCTCTTGCTGGATTTCGGGATGGATTCGGGGAATCCACCGTCGTTTCCGATCGACGAGGTCGACCCAGAGGCCGTGGTCGTTAGCCACGGCCACCTCGATCACGTCGGCTCGATCCCGACGCTGCTGTCGGGTGACGCTCGACCGACGATTCACTGGACGCGACCGACGAACGAACTCACGGGGGTACTCGCTCGCGATACGCTTCGACTCCACGGCGGCACCTACGACTGTCCGTTCACCGAGACCGAGGTCGCCCGCCTCGCCCAGGTCTCGGAAACCCACGGCTACCGCGACCCCTTCGAGGCTGCCGGCTACGAGGTCACCTTCTTCGACGCAGGGCACGTGCCGGGTAGCGCACACGTTCTGATCGACGACGGCGACACCCGCTTGCTCTACACCGGCGACTTCCACACCGAAGAGCAGCGACTGCTCTCCGGAACGACCGCCCGCCCCGACGCCGACGTCGTGATCTGTGAGAGCACCTACTCCGACGTCAGTCGGCCGCCACGCGAGGAGATCGAGGCCGAGTTCGTCGAGAGCATCGAGGAGACGATCTGGGGCGGCGGTACCGTCGTCGTCCCCGCGTTCGCGATCGGCCGCACCCAGGAAGTACTCTGTCTCTGCGAGGAACACGACCTCGAGTGTTACGTCGACGGGATGGGCAAACGCGTCACCGAAATCTTCCTACGGGAAGGCAACCGCGAGTTTCTCCGCGATCCCGACCTCCTGCGGCGAGCGAAGGGCAACGCCCGATTCGTCGACGGTCGCGACGGGCAGCGGAAACGCATCGCCGAGCAGAATACGGTGATCGTCACGACCAGCGGAATGCTCCACGGCGGCCCTGCGATGACTTACGTACCCGCAATTCGCTCCCATCCAGCCAACAAGATTGCCATGACGGGCTACCAGGTCGAGGGCACGCCCGGCCGCGAACTGCTCGAGACCGGTAGCGCGGTGATCGACGACCGCTCGATGCGCGTCAGCGCCCAGGTCGAACAGTACGACTTCTCCGCTCACGCCGACCGAGAAGGACTGCTCGACTTTCTCGACGCCTACCACGACAGCGAGGTGCTGGTCAACCACGGCGATCGATGCGAGGCGTTCGCCGAGGAGTTACGGGCCGACGGATTCGACGCGAGCGCACCGGAACTGGGGGAGCGACTCGAGGTGTAGCGGCCACCGCACGACCCAAATGGTTAAGTTTCTGTCGTGTATCGATCGGATCGATAGCATGAATCCGTACGTCCTCCCACTCTGTAGCGTCTTCGTCGCACTCGTCGCCGGCGTCCAGCGGCGATCGACCAACCTCCTCCTCGAACTGACCTCGACGGGACCGTCCACCGATTTCCAGGTCCTCCTCGGCGGCCGGTTCGCAGCGTTCGTGGCCGTCTACGGACTGCTGTTCGGCCTCGCGTATCTGGTCGGGACCCGTTCCACGACGACTGTCGACGATGTGACGATATCACTCCTGACCGGCGCCGTCGCGGCCGTCGTCTCGCTCGTCACCACGGGCCTGATCGACTGGTCGCTCGAGCCGAACTACGCGGATCCGGTCCTCGGCACGGTAGCCCTGATCGGTTCGTCCATCGGTACGGGCGTCCAGTTCGCAGTCGTCGCATTCGCCGGCATCGCGCTAGCCCGCCGACGGACCTGACCCCCTGTCGCTTTGATAGGGCTCGACCGCGAACGATTCGTATGTCGTCGCTCGAGCACCCAGTCCGGATCGGTCTCGCCACCCTACGAGCCGCTGGCTTCAGGCAGTTGCCGTTCGAATCGACGCCCGTCAGGGGTGGTCCCTGATGGCGACGGTCCTCGTCGCCTACGGCTCGAGCGAGGGTCAGACCGAGACGGTCGCCGAACGGATCGTCGAGGTTCTCGAGACGGAGGGTCTCGACGCGACGCTCGTCGACCTGAAACGTCGCTCTGGTGCCTTCGAACCGGCAACGGTCGACAGCATCGTCGTCGGCGCGTCGATTCACGCGGGCTCACACCAGCAGTACGTCGCCGACTTCGTTCGCGACCACCGCTCGACGCTGAACCGATGTCCGTCGGCGTTTTTCTCGCTCAGCCTCTCTGCGGCTTCCGAGGACGCCGAGGCGCAGGCGACCGCCGACGACCTGCTCGAGGAGTTTCTCGAGGAGACCGGCTGGAACCCGGACGGGACGCTGGCGGTCGCAGGCGCGCTCAAGTACAGCGAGTACGGCTTCTTCAAACGGTTCGTGATGCGCTGGATCGGTGGCAGGGCGAGTGGCGATACCGATACCTCACGGGACTACGAGTACACCGACTGGGACGAAGTCGAGTCGTTCGCACGGCAGTTCGCGACGTTGATTCGGACGGACGCCTGAGTGGGGTGGCTCCGTAGCACTTGCTTCCTCTATAGGCGTCGCCGTCGTAGTTCGGTGGACCATGCTGGGACCGCTCCTTCATCACTTCTCGCGACGCGACCGTACCGAATCGGCAAGCGACACGACCGATGAAACCGAACGAGAGTCGGAGGACGATTCGTTGCGGCGATGGCCGTGGCTCCTTTTCACCCTCTCGCTGTTCGCCGTCTACCACACCCGCCTTCGGCCGTGGCATCGCCGCTGGGGAACGACGCCTCGAGAAGCCGTGGGTACGCTTCCCGGCGACGAATTCCTCTCGGAGCCTGCGGATCGGGTCACACACGCGGTCGAGATCGACGCGACGCCCGGTGCCGTGTGGCAGTGGCTCGTCCAGATCGGCCAGAACCGTGGCGGTTTCTACAGTTACGACGTCCTCGAGAACCTGGTCGGTGCGGACATCCACACCGTCGACCGGATCGTCCCCGAGTACCAGAACCTGTCGGAGGGCGACGTGGTCAGGCTGGCTCCCGAGGACTACCCCGTCTCACGACCCGATTCCGCACCGGAGGTCGTTCGCCTCGAGGAGGAACGCGCGCTCGTCCTCCGCCCACCGGTCGAGGGAGAGACCTGGGTGTGGGCGTTCGTCTGCCGGGAGACCGACGACGGAACGACGCGACTCGTCGCTCGAATCAGTTCACCGGCGCCGTCGTCGCGACTCGAGGCCGTCGTCGGCTACCTGTTCTGGGAGCCAGCACACTTCGTCATGGAACGGAAGATGCTCCGCGAGATCAAACGGCGTGCACAACGGTGGGGTGAAACAGAGGGGGAGTCCGTCGATATCGAAGCGAGTCGCCGGTAGTGCGTTCCAATCGTCACCCGACCACTCGCCCCGAAACCGGCAGCCATTGCCGCGCCGCCAACGACTTTTCACCAGTTCGTGGTCCGACGGCTATGACGACCGATCCCGACGACCTCGAGTTGAGCGACGAGGAAGCCGACGCGCTCCACCACATGCAACTGGGAATCGAGTACGTTCACCGGGCGTACGGCTCGTTGCTCGAGTTCCACCACCAGCTCGGACACGCGATGGATCGGATGAGCGACGCCGAGGACGAACTCCGGGCGGCCGGCCACGAGGAGTGGGCCGACAGCCTCCAGAACGACCACCTGCCGGCGGGGGCGATCAGCGATCAGTGGACGTTCGAACTCGTCGAGGAGTTCTCGACGGAGTTCATGGACGACGTCGTCGCATTCGAGGACGCGGTCCGGGAGGAACTGGCGGACGGCCTCGATCACGTAACCGAACGCCAGCAGAAACGCCGACTGCGCGAGCGCGCCGACGGCGATGCGGCGTCGGACTCGCCCGTCGAAGAGTAATCCGCTCGTTGAGCCGAGTGAGAAGTATTTTCGCTTCCCTTCACGTATCACCGCACATGACCGACCGGTACGACGCCATCGTCCTCGGCGTCGGCGGCATGGGAAGTGCGACCGTCGCCCACCTCGCCGCCCGTGGCGTCGACGTGCTCGGTCTCGAGCGCTACGACGTCCCACACGACCACGGCTCGTCACACGGCTACACGCGCCGTTTCACGTTCACCGACGCCGACGACCCGGCTGCTGTCCCGCTGCTCCAGCGAGCCGAACAACTCTGGACGGCCCTCGAGGACGACCACGCCCGGCAGTTGTTCTACCGGACCGGTTCGATCGACGCCGGTCCAGCCGATGGCTCTCTTCTCGAGAACGCGGTAGCCGCCTGCGAGGACCTCGGCCGCGAGTACGAACGTCTCTCGAGTACGGAACTATCCGATCGGTATCCGGAATACGACCTCCCGCCCGAGTACGAGGCGATCTACCAGCCCGATGGCGGCTTTCTGGACCCGGAAGCGTGTCTCGTCGCTCACGTCGAGCGCGCACACCGCGAGGGAGCCACGATTCGTGCCCGCGAGCGAGTCGTCGACTGGTCGCCGACGGGAGACGGCGTCCGCGTCGAAACCGACTACGACGCCTACGAGTCCGATCACCTCGTGATCACCGCGGGCGCGTGGACAGCCCGGTTCGTCGACGCGCTCGAGGGAATCGCGGTACCGGAACGGCAGGTCGTCGCCCGATTCCAGCCCGACGAACCCGCTCGGTTCGAACCGAATCAGTTCCCCGTCTGGAACCTCGAGACGCCTGACGGCCGGTTCTACGGCGGTCCCGTTCACCGCGTCCCTGGCCTCGAGTTCGGCCGTCACCACCACCGCGAGGAAACCGTCGACCCCGACGCGTTCGAACGAGAACCCACCCAGGCGGACGAACGGTTCCTGCGCGAGTTCGCCGAGGAGTACCTCCCCGCCGGGACGGGACCGACACTACACATGGACACCTGCCTGTATACGAACACACCGGACGAGCAGTTCGTCCTCGATACGCTGCCGGACGACTCACAGGTCGTGGTCGGCGCCGGATTCTCGGGTCGCGGTTTCGCGTTCGCCAGCGTCGTCGGCGAAATCATCGCCGACCTGGCCGTCGACGGCGAAACGGACCACGAGATCGAGCCGTTCTCGCTGGACCGGTTCTAGAAGAGTTCCACTTCCTCGTCCCGTTCGCTGTCGGAAGACTCTACACTCGAGTCGTCCGTCTCTTCCCGGTCGCTGGATTCCGCTGTCCGTGTATCTTCGTCGGGTCCTCGCTCGCTGTCCGGTCCGACTCCGACGTGCTCGAGCCACGAATCGACCACCGACCGGAGTTCGTCCAAACGGTCGCCGAAATCCGCCTCATCCACCGTCTCACCGCCGGATCGCAGGGCACCGGCCGACTGGAAGAACCGGAACTCGGTGTCGTCGGCCCCGTCGTCCTCGAGCACCGACTCGAGCGTCGGCGGGTCGTAGACGTACGCCGTTCCCTCGTGGCGGACGACGTATCGCTCGGTCCGACGATCGAAGACGATCCCGGTGCCGACGTCGATCCCGAACCCTGCGAGATCGGCGAGCGTGTCGACGGTTGCGTACTCGGCGGTCGGTTTTCCGTCTTCCTCGCCTGCTTCGTCCTCGTTCGCACTCTTTTCCCCGTCGCTCTCGCCTTCGCCGAACTCGAGTTCCGATACGGGGAGTCGGGCAGTCGTAATCACCTCGTCGAACCGCTCGCGGTCCTCCTGGTAGGTCAGCCACTCGCGTTCCGCCGGCGACGGGTCCGAGAGTCGTCTCGAGGCGACGACCAGGCCGATGACACCACCCAGTCCGACCACGAGGAGCAACGGGCCACCGACGGACCGAACCGGTCCGACGGGTGCGGTCGAAGTTACCGTTTCGTACTCCTCGTCGTGGCTTTCGTCGTATGCGCCTGCTCCCGCGTCGTCGACCGCGTAGGTGCTTCCGCTGTACTCGATCGGCACCCGGTACTGGTCGGCCGCGGTTCGGTAGTCCCCGTCGATCTCTCCTTCGATCTCGCGTTCGATCTCGAGGACGATCTCGGTCTCGCCGGGGCTGGCCCCGAGGTCGGCTTCGATCTCGTCGATCGCCGCCGCGACCTCGGTGACGTCGACGGTGAAGGCTGCGGTGACGCGTTCGTCCGGATCGACGTTCGCCTCGCTGACCGACGCGAGCGACTCTCGCTGGCTCCAGTAGACGGTCCCGTCCCCGTCACCGGGTTCGACGGCTCGATACGCGAGGTCGACGGAGACGTCCACGTCTACGTTCCGGGCGCTGTCGGCCTCGTACCCGCCGGTGAACTCGCCGTCTAGCTCCGGCGCGATCGACGTATAGTACAGCGGTTCGTCCTCGAGAACGGTGCCGTTCGCGTAGACCGCCGTCAGTTCGGTCACCGTCGCCTCGTGTGACAGCGTGCCTGTCGCGGTCCATGCGTCCTCCAGTCGCTGATCCGTCTCCTCGGGAGGTGCGGCGTAGGCGCCGTAACTCAACCAGCCACCGAGTACGACGAGAAGGACGAACCCGACGAGCAGTTCCGTCCGGTACTCCGCGAGCAGCGCACGGAGTTGCAGCTGTCGCTTTACGGCCGATCCCCCTCGCCCCGTATCGGTCGTGTCGATCGAGTCCATGGTCAGTTTCGCCTCCGAAGATTCGATCGCGTCTTCTTCCGCCGATTTCGGACCCTCTTCGTTCGGGTGCGCGGATCCGCCGGTCCGAGCAGTCGCCGTCCGAGCCAGTAGAACCCGCCCCCGAGCAGCGAGACGATGGCCACGAACGGCGTCCAAGGGTGGAGGTCGTACAGTGCATCCAGCACCGGCAACGGCAGGAGATACAGGAATCGATACTCGGTGACGTAGGCCGGATAGTAGCCGGTTTCTTCGGGTGCCGTGACGGTGAGCGTCACGTCTTCGGTCTCCCGTGGGCCGACGGTCACCGGCCCGACGCCCCCGTCGACGGTCTCGCTTTCCGATTCGACGTAGGCGACGACCGGGACGACTCCACCGTTGGGTATCGGATGGGGCGTCTCGGCAGTCGTACCCTGCTCGATTATCAGCGACTGATCGGAGTCGAACTCCGCGCTGACGACATCGTAGGAGTGAGTGCCGGCGGGCGCGAGCATCGCCGCCGACGCAGCGACGACCACGACCAGGGCGAACGTTCCCGCGAGCACGCGCGGATCGATACCGTCGTCGCGGTCGTCTTCGATCGACGACCGTCGGGACGGCTGACGTCGCTCCCGAACCGTCTCGAGACCATAGAGGAGAAGCGACACTGCAAGGAGCAGGTAGGCGACTCCCGACGTCCCGAGAAACACACGGAAACCGAGCGTGGCCGCGAGCCAGCGCTGGACGCCCTCGAGTGTCTCGCCGACGGTCATCACCGCGGTTCCGAGACTCGGAATCGTGACGACCTCGTTGTTTACCTGCAGGGCAGTCGCGACGATCTGACCGTCCTGGACAGGTGGCTCGTCCCCGTCCTGGTCCGTGAACGGGTTCGCGTCACCCCGGGTCACGTACCCCTGTCCCGTCTCGTCGACGATCCGGTGGGTAGTCAACCCGCCACCCTCGATCTCTTCGGCCTCGAAGACGACGACGTCGCCGCTCTCGGGCGGTCCAGTCAGTTCACTGGGGATTGCCACGAACCCGTCACCCGTCTCGATCGTCGGCTCCATGCTGCCCGTCTCGACGAACCCGAGCAGAATCGGCTGTCCCAGAAGCTGGCCGGCGACCAGCGCGACGAGCACGACGAGGAGGAGTCCCTGGACCCCCTTCCCCACCCCCTGCCGGATCATTCGTTACCACGTGGCCCAACCATGTTCCATTATTTGTAAGTTGTGGAGAGTGATCAGTCCGAGAATCGATCGAACGTGTTCGCCAAACGTCCCGATCGGTCATCGTAACGAGACCACGGAAAGCCGACTCTGTACTGGTCGCGGGAACGCAGGATCGTCCGGAGTGAACCACCCGAACGAACCACTCCCTCGAGTTGGGATACCGGCCACGTTCGCTATCCTCGACGCGTTACCGTGGTCGGCCGCTCGAATCCACGTTCGGCCCCAGATCGCCTTACTCGGCGTGGTCCTCCCCGTCGACAGCCGTCACCCACACCCGCAGTTCGGAGACGAGATCGCGTTCCTGGTCCAGGCCGTCGACGTCGTAGTCGACGTAGAGGTAGGTGAGATCCCGACGCTCGACGACGTAGGTCCGGGACTCGTCTTGCTCGCGGTAGCTGATCGTGTCCGTCTCGAGGTCGCCGTCGGCACTGGCTCGCGTGATCGAGAGCCGATCACCGACGGCAGGAAGCGCGAGTCCATCAGCGTCGTAGACCGCATCGAGGAGTTCCTCCGATCCCGACTCGAAAATATACAGCGAAATGCGGTCGCTCGTCGGTTCGATAGCCGGCTCGAGCCGGCTGTCTTGCTGTTCGAAAGCTCGTTTGTGCGTCCATTTCCGTTCGTCCGATTCACGATCTCGGTCCTGTGTGGGTTCCATGACTGTCTCTCTCCGTGATTTGGCCGCGGTTCGCCGTCGTCTCGCCGATAGTTCCCCGACGAGTCAGATCGATAGCTGTGGCGTCCAGTTCCAGCGCCGAATCAGGGGAGTGGAACCGGAGCCGATGCGAGTGCACTCCCTCACTTTCGCGCTGTCGCCGCCTCGTCTCTCCACCCCCTCCCCAGTTGGTGGTCGTCGCCCGAATCTTGCGGTCGACACTGAGACAGCGACGGGGGACAACGGGACGTCACCGAAGGCGGGTGATCGGGTGTGGTGTGGGGCAGATCCGGCAGCCGCGACGTTCCCGTCGCGACGTACCGTCTCTCGCACGACCACGCCGTCCCCCGACGACGAGGCGTGCGAGTTCGTCAGGCGACGTCACGTTCCCCGTCTGGACGCAGGCAAGCGGAGCCCATTGTAATACGGCTGTTGACCGGACTTCGACGGGAGTCAACGACGGATTCGGCACTGGCTAGATAAGAGTTTGAGGAACGAGCAGGTGGCGGGAAGAAGAGTTCATAAACTCGCCAACCTGTTCAGAGAGCGTTAAACTGTGAGAAAACTACGACGAACAAAGAACGAGTGATTATTCTGGCTCGATCGGTTTCGGCCCGCGAACCGAGTCAGCACTATCTGATTCGGTAGAAAACCCGTCGAAATCGGTCTCTTCGGCCCGAACCGGGATTTCGACTGTTTCTCCGAACGGTTCGTCGACGTCGGTCGTATCGATGCGGATGCCGAGCCCGACTGCTTCGCCTTTGGGAACGAAGACCGACTGGTCCTCGACTAGATCGTTGATTTCACCAGTTGGTTCGAATGTATCGGGATCTAATTCTTCGACGATAACCCGTACTTCCGCGTCCGAATCGACGTCGTCGGGCTGCTGAATGAGGACGTCACTCGTTCCCTGATTCTGGGCGACAAACATCGAGGTGTAGTTCCCCTCCGCATCCGATCCGGCTGGACGGCCGAGGAACTCGTACGTGCTCTCGATCGCGACGCCGTCGCCGTCGACGCCCTCGACTGCATCATCGAACGAGAATTCGATGGCTCCCGACGACGTATCCGTCGTGGCGTACGGCATCCAGTCCTGATCGAAGTAATCGTCCGTCGCCTCCAAACGGAGGTACGCTTCCGAATCATTCGTAACGCGTACGTCAGCGTCGCGGTCTGCGGTCAGCGATGTGAACGCGCCTGTCCCAACTGCAGCG contains:
- a CDS encoding DUF5305 family protein, with amino-acid sequence MDSIDTTDTGRGGSAVKRQLQLRALLAEYRTELLVGFVLLVVLGGWLSYGAYAAPPEETDQRLEDAWTATGTLSHEATVTELTAVYANGTVLEDEPLYYTSIAPELDGEFTGGYEADSARNVDVDVSVDLAYRAVEPGDGDGTVYWSQRESLASVSEANVDPDERVTAAFTVDVTEVAAAIDEIEADLGASPGETEIVLEIEREIEGEIDGDYRTAADQYRVPIEYSGSTYAVDDAGAGAYDESHDEEYETVTSTAPVGPVRSVGGPLLLVVGLGGVIGLVVASRRLSDPSPAEREWLTYQEDRERFDEVITTARLPVSELEFGEGESDGEKSANEDEAGEEDGKPTAEYATVDTLADLAGFGIDVGTGIVFDRRTERYVVRHEGTAYVYDPPTLESVLEDDGADDTEFRFFQSAGALRSGGETVDEADFGDRLDELRSVVDSWLEHVGVGPDSERGPDEDTRTAESSDREETDDSSVESSDSERDEEVELF
- a CDS encoding S26 family signal peptidase, with product MIRQGVGKGVQGLLLVVLVALVAGQLLGQPILLGFVETGSMEPTIETGDGFVAIPSELTGPPESGDVVVFEAEEIEGGGLTTHRIVDETGQGYVTRGDANPFTDQDGDEPPVQDGQIVATALQVNNEVVTIPSLGTAVMTVGETLEGVQRWLAATLGFRVFLGTSGVAYLLLAVSLLLYGLETVRERRQPSRRSSIEDDRDDGIDPRVLAGTFALVVVVAASAAMLAPAGTHSYDVVSAEFDSDQSLIIEQGTTAETPHPIPNGGVVPVVAYVESESETVDGGVGPVTVGPRETEDVTLTVTAPEETGYYPAYVTEYRFLYLLPLPVLDALYDLHPWTPFVAIVSLLGGGFYWLGRRLLGPADPRTRTKRVRNRRKKTRSNLRRRN